In Algihabitans albus, the following are encoded in one genomic region:
- a CDS encoding thioredoxin domain-containing protein, with protein MYRILAIGLVWLAFGPAASAWAQSAVVELVMFESDACPFCQQWNAEIGGIYAETPEGRAAPLRRVDLHEKPPDDLRNIQRSVIYTPTFVLLRQGEEIGRIAGYPGEHFFWPLLDNLLDEAGGSKN; from the coding sequence GTGTATCGCATCTTAGCTATCGGTTTGGTCTGGCTGGCCTTCGGACCCGCAGCATCCGCCTGGGCGCAGTCGGCCGTGGTCGAGCTCGTGATGTTCGAATCCGACGCCTGCCCCTTCTGCCAGCAGTGGAATGCGGAGATTGGCGGCATCTACGCCGAAACGCCGGAAGGTCGGGCGGCGCCACTGCGCCGGGTCGACCTGCATGAGAAACCGCCGGACGACCTTCGAAACATCCAGCGCAGCGTGATCTACACGCCAACCTTCGTGCTGTTGCGGCAAGGCGAGGAGATCGGTCGGATCGCCGGTTATCCCGGGGAGCATTTCTTCTGGCCGCTGCTGGACAATCTGCTGGACGAAGCCGGGGGATCGAAAAACTGA
- the hslO gene encoding Hsp33 family molecular chaperone HslO produces the protein MPGILVPNPAGPAGPVDDLVQPFVIEQSGVRGRLLRLGAPVDTILTRPGYPRPVARLLAELLALTGVLASTLKYDGVFTLQLKGEGPVRTMVADMTSAGELRGYAGFDPEAVARQEEEFGPVADAEEPLDVRRWLGKGHMAFTVDQGPHTQRYQGLVELSGPSLADCLLHYFRQSQQINAGILLAAAPPDSRLGGAGWRASALLIERVPETGGSRAGNDGLPEISGEDWNRALILTASCTRAELLDPALPPNTLLYRLFHEDGVRVFRPRPLSVGCRCSLSKVENILRSLGRDAIDEYKVEGEIVMTCEFCAYDFRFDDEALDRLHAGQAAEDDPEAVRKS, from the coding sequence GTGCCTGGAATCCTAGTGCCCAATCCCGCCGGGCCGGCTGGCCCGGTCGATGACCTTGTCCAGCCCTTCGTTATCGAGCAATCCGGAGTGCGTGGGCGTCTGCTGCGCCTGGGGGCTCCGGTCGACACAATCCTGACGCGCCCGGGCTACCCGCGCCCGGTCGCGCGGCTTCTGGCGGAACTTCTGGCCCTGACCGGCGTGCTGGCTTCGACCTTGAAGTACGACGGCGTCTTCACTCTGCAGCTCAAGGGCGAGGGGCCGGTCCGCACGATGGTGGCGGATATGACCAGTGCGGGCGAACTGCGCGGCTACGCCGGTTTCGACCCGGAGGCTGTGGCGCGGCAGGAGGAAGAGTTCGGGCCGGTGGCCGACGCGGAAGAGCCGCTGGATGTACGACGCTGGCTGGGTAAAGGCCATATGGCCTTTACCGTCGACCAAGGTCCGCATACCCAGAGATATCAAGGGCTTGTCGAGCTTTCGGGACCGAGCCTCGCCGACTGCCTGCTGCACTACTTTCGTCAGTCGCAGCAGATCAACGCCGGGATTCTTCTGGCAGCCGCTCCGCCGGACTCTCGGCTCGGTGGGGCAGGCTGGCGGGCGAGCGCGCTTCTGATCGAACGAGTGCCCGAGACCGGCGGCTCGCGGGCCGGGAATGACGGCCTGCCGGAGATTTCCGGCGAGGACTGGAATCGCGCCCTGATCTTGACCGCGAGTTGCACCCGCGCGGAACTGCTCGACCCCGCGCTGCCGCCCAATACGCTGCTCTATCGCCTGTTCCACGAAGACGGCGTTCGGGTCTTTCGTCCGCGCCCGCTCTCGGTCGGTTGCCGTTGCTCGCTGAGCAAGGTGGAGAACATCCTGCGCTCCCTGGGCCGCGATGCCATCGACGAATACAAGGTTGAAGGCGAGATCGTCATGACCTGCGAGTTTTGCGCCTACGACTTCCGTTTCGACGACGAGGCCCTTGACCGTCTGCACGCCGGCCAAGCGGCGGAAGACGATCCTGAGGCTGTCCGCAAGTCTTAG
- a CDS encoding GlcG/HbpS family heme-binding protein — protein sequence MTRMFLAAALLAAVAAAPIGAGDAKAEDEALVTFEVLTPELAGELATNTLLACREEGFQVGVAVVDRFGVLQAFLRDRFAGPHTPDTATRKAWTTVSFREDTLDLVEATASGPQSGARDITNALMLGGGVQILVQGRMVGAVGVSGAPGGAEDHACAVAGIASIESQLPF from the coding sequence ATGACCCGCATGTTTCTTGCTGCAGCCTTACTGGCCGCAGTCGCCGCAGCACCAATCGGTGCTGGGGACGCAAAGGCCGAAGACGAGGCACTGGTGACTTTCGAGGTCCTGACGCCTGAACTGGCCGGCGAGCTCGCCACCAATACGCTTTTGGCCTGCCGTGAAGAGGGCTTTCAGGTCGGCGTGGCGGTGGTGGACCGCTTCGGCGTTCTACAAGCCTTCCTGCGCGACCGCTTCGCCGGCCCACACACGCCGGACACGGCTACCCGCAAGGCTTGGACGACGGTCAGTTTCCGCGAGGACACCCTGGATTTGGTGGAGGCCACCGCCAGCGGTCCGCAGAGCGGCGCCCGCGACATCACCAACGCGCTGATGCTGGGCGGCGGCGTACAGATCCTGGTTCAGGGCAGGATGGTCGGTGCCGTCGGCGTCTCAGGTGCCCCGGGTGGGGCGGAAGATCATGCTTGTGCCGTGGCCGGGATCGCGTCGATCGAGAGCCAACTGCCCTTCTGA
- the soxZ gene encoding thiosulfate oxidation carrier complex protein SoxZ — MAKKPKPRVKAPKSASAGEVMEIKTLISHEMESGQRKDRATGELIPRQIINKFECKYNGEIVFSVDLHPAISANPYVAFYVTAEESGELEFIWHDDNGEIYTHSQELAVT; from the coding sequence ATGGCAAAGAAGCCCAAGCCCCGCGTCAAGGCCCCGAAGTCCGCGAGTGCGGGCGAGGTCATGGAGATCAAGACCCTGATCTCGCATGAGATGGAGTCGGGCCAGCGCAAGGACCGTGCAACCGGCGAGTTGATCCCCCGCCAGATCATCAACAAGTTCGAATGCAAGTATAACGGTGAGATCGTTTTCTCCGTCGACCTGCATCCGGCCATCTCGGCCAATCCCTATGTCGCTTTCTATGTCACGGCAGAGGAGAGCGGCGAGCTGGAGTTCATCTGGCACGACGATAACGGCGAGATCTACACGCACAGCCAGGAGTTGGCCGTTACGTGA
- the soxX gene encoding sulfur oxidation c-type cytochrome SoxX, protein MDWKLLTTAAAVVVTLSVVATATVAEELVAYEIVDFSIAEPLTSEPGDSERGRAVVINRQLGNCLSCHAMPIPEQAFHGEVGPPLDGVGDRLDEGQLRMQVVNSHELNPYSMMPAFYDVGEKHRVSEQFEGKPILTAQQVEDVVAYLKTLKE, encoded by the coding sequence TTGGATTGGAAGCTGTTGACGACCGCCGCTGCGGTTGTGGTCACTCTGTCCGTAGTGGCGACGGCAACCGTGGCCGAAGAGTTGGTTGCCTATGAAATCGTCGATTTCAGCATTGCCGAACCGCTGACCAGCGAGCCCGGCGACAGTGAACGCGGGCGTGCCGTTGTCATCAACCGGCAGCTCGGTAACTGCTTGTCGTGCCACGCCATGCCGATCCCCGAACAGGCCTTCCACGGTGAGGTCGGACCGCCGCTCGACGGTGTCGGGGATCGCCTCGACGAAGGCCAACTGCGCATGCAGGTGGTGAACTCTCACGAGTTGAATCCTTACAGCATGATGCCGGCCTTCTACGACGTCGGGGAAAAGCACCGCGTGTCCGAACAATTCGAGGGCAAGCCGATCCTCACGGCTCAGCAGGTGGAGGACGTCGTGGCCTATTTGAAGACACTGAAGGAGTAG
- the soxA gene encoding sulfur oxidation c-type cytochrome SoxA yields MIFRSFGRAFALGGLAGLTAVSAFVGEASAQDSGIPYRDGSYNSVPPPEGSPLSELISGYYFRTPETRELQDDEFMNPAFIWTEQAEDLWSTADGQAGKACADCHTDATETMQGVGATYPKYHEASGKLINLEQRINLCRTENMQAEPWKWESDELLGMTAYVRHQSLGMPVDVSIEGEAAPFFEKGKEFYYERRGQLDMACSTCHETNYGMYIRADLLSQGHSNGFPTYRLKWQKIGSLHRRFRGCNRQVRSVPFANGSDEYVNLELYLAWRGMGLPVEAPSVRQ; encoded by the coding sequence GTGATTTTCAGATCCTTTGGCAGGGCCTTTGCCCTCGGTGGCTTAGCCGGTCTCACGGCTGTCTCCGCATTTGTCGGCGAGGCGAGCGCGCAGGACAGCGGCATTCCTTATCGGGATGGGAGCTACAATTCGGTGCCGCCGCCGGAGGGCAGTCCCTTGTCCGAATTGATCAGCGGCTACTACTTCCGTACGCCGGAGACCCGTGAGCTGCAGGACGATGAGTTCATGAATCCGGCCTTCATCTGGACGGAGCAGGCCGAAGACCTGTGGTCGACAGCCGATGGGCAGGCCGGCAAGGCTTGTGCCGACTGCCATACGGATGCCACCGAGACCATGCAAGGTGTCGGTGCAACCTATCCCAAGTATCACGAGGCTTCGGGCAAGCTGATCAATCTGGAGCAGCGGATCAATCTCTGCCGTACCGAGAACATGCAGGCGGAGCCTTGGAAGTGGGAGTCCGATGAACTTCTGGGCATGACCGCCTATGTGCGCCACCAGTCGCTCGGTATGCCGGTCGATGTGTCGATCGAGGGCGAAGCTGCCCCCTTCTTTGAGAAGGGCAAGGAATTCTACTACGAGCGCCGGGGCCAACTCGACATGGCCTGCTCGACCTGCCATGAAACCAACTACGGGATGTACATCCGTGCCGATCTGCTGAGCCAGGGACATAGCAACGGCTTCCCGACCTATCGGCTGAAATGGCAGAAGATCGGCTCTCTGCATCGCCGTTTCCGCGGCTGCAACCGTCAGGTTCGTTCGGTTCCTTTTGCCAATGGATCCGATGAGTACGTGAATCTCGAACTCTACTTGGCATGGCGTGGCATGGGTTTGCCGGTGGAAGCGCCGTCGGTGCGCCAGTAG
- the soxY gene encoding thiosulfate oxidation carrier protein SoxY, with product MSKQMTAAGITRRHFIVTVGAGSAAAAALIAAGPAKADLAMVEESLSKLIGDATAEDGAEIIRLDLPQIAENGNTVPLGVSIDSPMTPDSYVRHLHVFADGNPRPDVVSFHFSPKSGLAEASTRMRLAQTQNIVAVAEMSDGKVYRTQAEVKVTIGGCGG from the coding sequence ATGAGCAAGCAGATGACGGCGGCGGGTATCACCCGACGCCACTTCATCGTTACCGTCGGAGCCGGTAGCGCCGCGGCTGCGGCCTTGATCGCCGCCGGACCTGCCAAGGCGGATCTGGCGATGGTCGAAGAATCGCTGAGCAAGCTGATCGGCGACGCAACCGCAGAGGATGGGGCGGAGATTATTCGCCTCGACCTGCCGCAGATCGCGGAGAACGGAAACACCGTCCCGCTGGGTGTCTCAATCGACAGCCCCATGACTCCCGACAGCTATGTCCGGCACCTGCACGTCTTCGCTGACGGCAATCCGCGTCCGGACGTGGTCAGCTTCCACTTCTCGCCGAAGTCCGGTCTGGCCGAGGCCTCGACCCGCATGCGTCTGGCGCAGACCCAGAACATCGTCGCGGTCGCCGAGATGTCGGACGGCAAGGTCTATCGGACCCAGGCCGAGGTTAAGGTCACCATCGGCGGCTGCGGCGGCTGA